In the genome of Croceimicrobium hydrocarbonivorans, one region contains:
- the mnmG gene encoding tRNA uridine-5-carboxymethylaminomethyl(34) synthesis enzyme MnmG, with protein sequence MINKKYDVIVVGGGHAGAEAAAASANMGAETLLVTMNLQTIGQMSCNPAMGGIAKGQIVREIDALGGLSGIISDKTAIQFRMLNRSKGPAMWSPRVQSDRWRFAEEWRLSLEAIPSLHFFQDMVVDLIVEGEQVKGVKTGMGVEIFGSKVILTNGTFLNGLIHIGDKNYGGGRAGERASTGITERLIQLGFESGRMKTGTPPRVDGRSLDYSKMEEQRGDEIPEKFSFSSETKSLKEQRSCYITYTSPEVHDTLKEGFDRSPMFNGAIQSTGPRYCPSIEDKINRFADKDRHQIFVEPEGWNTVEIYVNGFSTSLPQEVQEKALRKVVGFENVRIFRPGYAIEYDYFPPTQLKHTLETKLVRGLYFAGQINGTTGYEEAASQGLMAGINAVLALKEEEPLVLSRDQAYIGVLIDDLITKGTEEPYRMFTSRAEYRILLRQDNADERLSPLGNSIGLLPDSRIEEFHVKQSKTKALQDWVSSYSISQAEANPILESKGLSPLKQTMKFEKVIARPQLQFSDFEGLVAFKAVVDKESLQKENIERVEIETKYAGYLEKEKEAAAKIDRLEDLKIPEAFDYYKLKSLSYEAREKLTEMKPTSIKEAKKISGVSPADISVLLVYMGR encoded by the coding sequence ATGATCAATAAGAAGTACGATGTTATTGTAGTTGGAGGAGGCCATGCTGGTGCGGAAGCTGCGGCAGCTAGTGCTAATATGGGTGCGGAGACCTTATTGGTTACGATGAACCTACAGACTATTGGCCAGATGTCTTGTAATCCTGCTATGGGAGGCATTGCCAAGGGTCAGATTGTGAGAGAAATTGATGCTTTGGGTGGTTTATCAGGAATTATTAGTGATAAAACCGCTATTCAATTCCGAATGCTTAATCGTTCTAAAGGTCCTGCAATGTGGTCTCCACGGGTTCAAAGTGATCGTTGGCGTTTTGCGGAGGAATGGCGTTTGTCTTTGGAAGCCATTCCATCATTGCATTTCTTCCAAGATATGGTCGTGGACTTGATCGTGGAAGGAGAGCAGGTTAAGGGTGTGAAGACTGGTATGGGAGTTGAAATTTTTGGCTCCAAAGTCATTCTTACCAATGGTACCTTCTTAAATGGATTGATTCATATTGGCGACAAGAATTATGGTGGTGGTAGAGCCGGCGAGCGTGCATCCACTGGTATTACAGAGAGATTAATCCAACTTGGTTTTGAGTCTGGTCGAATGAAAACGGGTACCCCTCCCAGAGTGGATGGACGTTCTTTGGATTATTCCAAGATGGAAGAACAAAGAGGTGATGAAATTCCCGAGAAATTCTCTTTTAGTTCTGAAACAAAGTCTTTAAAAGAACAAAGAAGCTGTTATATCACCTATACGAGTCCTGAAGTACATGATACCTTAAAGGAAGGTTTTGATCGTTCTCCGATGTTTAATGGTGCTATTCAAAGTACCGGTCCGCGTTATTGTCCTTCCATTGAAGATAAGATCAATCGCTTTGCGGATAAGGACCGTCATCAGATCTTCGTTGAGCCGGAAGGTTGGAACACGGTGGAGATCTATGTAAATGGCTTTAGTACTAGTTTACCTCAAGAGGTACAAGAAAAGGCTTTGCGTAAGGTAGTGGGCTTTGAAAATGTGCGGATATTTCGTCCAGGCTATGCAATAGAGTATGATTATTTTCCACCTACTCAGTTGAAACATACATTAGAGACTAAATTGGTTAGGGGGCTTTATTTTGCCGGTCAAATTAATGGTACTACCGGCTATGAAGAGGCTGCTAGTCAGGGTTTAATGGCAGGTATTAATGCTGTTTTAGCTTTGAAGGAGGAAGAGCCTTTAGTTTTAAGTCGTGATCAAGCTTATATCGGTGTTTTAATCGATGATTTAATTACCAAAGGCACAGAGGAGCCATATCGGATGTTTACCAGTCGTGCAGAGTATCGAATTCTTTTACGACAGGATAATGCAGATGAGCGATTAAGTCCTTTAGGTAATTCCATTGGATTATTACCTGATAGTCGAATCGAGGAGTTTCACGTGAAACAATCTAAAACAAAAGCTTTACAAGATTGGGTTTCTTCTTATAGTATCAGTCAAGCTGAAGCTAATCCTATATTAGAATCTAAGGGTTTAAGTCCTTTAAAACAGACTATGAAATTTGAGAAGGTTATTGCACGCCCTCAGTTGCAGTTTTCAGATTTTGAAGGTTTAGTGGCTTTTAAAGCTGTTGTAGATAAAGAATCCTTGCAAAAGGAGAATATTGAAAGAGTGGAGATCGAAACTAAGTATGCTGGTTATTTAGAAAAAGAAAAAGAAGCCGCAGCAAAGATTGATCGTTTGGAAGATTTAAAGATTCCTGAGGCTTTTGATTATTATAAGCTCAAATCTTTGTCCTACGAAGCTCGTGAGAAGTTAACGGAGATGAAGCCTACCAGTATAAAGGAGGCGAAGAAGATAAGTGGGGTAAGTCCTGCAGATATTAGTGTATTATTGGTCTATATGGGCCGTTAG
- a CDS encoding class I SAM-dependent methyltransferase yields MKEHSSCPVCGAKNLESVRKPYYYRGTKETFNVDACKSCGFWLTNPAPEGAELAAYYESDDYVSHTDGTGSLMDKVYGAVRKRAIKSKFDLVASLAAPSKVLIDYGAGTGEFLAYAKTKNWTVKGFEPSEVARENAARKGLELLSPEERWTLEEESVGVFTLWHVLEHIPDLNETLAYFYTRLVKGGCLVIAVPNHESLDADNYGDDWAAYDVPLHLWHFAKSDLQRLAQKHHFQLEKIENMPFDSFYVSLLSEKNRHGAMRPIQAFYQGLRSNLAGSKAKNMSSLIYVLRKD; encoded by the coding sequence ATGAAAGAACATTCCTCTTGCCCAGTATGTGGCGCTAAAAATTTAGAGTCGGTACGAAAGCCTTATTATTACAGGGGTACCAAAGAAACCTTCAATGTTGATGCCTGCAAATCTTGTGGCTTTTGGCTAACCAATCCTGCCCCTGAGGGTGCAGAATTGGCTGCATATTATGAGAGCGATGATTATGTGAGTCATACTGATGGTACCGGATCATTGATGGATAAGGTATACGGAGCTGTACGTAAGCGAGCTATAAAATCAAAATTTGATTTGGTAGCTTCCTTGGCAGCACCGTCTAAAGTTCTTATTGACTATGGTGCTGGTACTGGTGAATTCTTAGCCTATGCCAAGACTAAGAATTGGACAGTTAAGGGTTTTGAACCCTCTGAAGTTGCGCGGGAGAATGCTGCACGTAAGGGATTGGAATTATTATCTCCGGAAGAACGCTGGACCTTGGAAGAGGAGTCGGTAGGGGTGTTTACGCTTTGGCATGTCTTAGAACATATACCAGACTTAAATGAAACGCTTGCGTATTTCTATACTCGCTTGGTTAAAGGGGGCTGCTTAGTTATCGCAGTTCCTAACCATGAATCTTTAGATGCAGATAATTATGGTGATGATTGGGCTGCCTATGATGTTCCTTTACACCTTTGGCATTTTGCAAAATCTGATTTACAAAGATTAGCGCAGAAGCATCATTTCCAATTGGAGAAAATTGAGAATATGCCTTTTGATAGTTTCTATGTTTCACTTTTAAGTGAGAAGAATAGACATGGTGCGATGCGCCCGATACAGGCTTTTTATCAGGGATTACGTTCTAATTTAGCCGGTTCTAAGGCTAAGAATATGAGTAGCTTAATTTATGTGCTACGTAAGGACTAA
- a CDS encoding DNA polymerase III subunit, whose translation MLLKEVPGLEAEKTKLLDSVKRAHNSHAQLFYGLSGTAAFPLALAYAQYLACKNPGETDSCGECNHCKQFDKLTYPDLHFSFPFARVAGAPRELNCEYFQKEWLEFIAKRSIFHLNDWLTQLDVANKQAQINVDEAARIIQKLSLKSYSGGPKFVILYLPEYLHGSAANKLLKTLEEPSDKSIIILISENPEKLLQTITSRCQKLYIPRLNPEQIESYLQGQGVNANEARTAASVAEGDLVQAYKIALDSARYKLFGQLFQNWMRGCYGAKVKDIFAFVDEFSSLDKESQKEALRFFIQTLELAFALPRRSLALAHPIYQELSFKLDGFASVLHPKNTRMAMEVLETAIHDLSRNGNAKVILSDASFKFSNLLRIKEA comes from the coding sequence ATGTTATTAAAAGAAGTACCCGGGCTAGAGGCCGAAAAGACCAAATTACTGGACTCCGTAAAGCGTGCCCATAATAGCCATGCCCAGCTTTTTTACGGCTTATCCGGAACCGCAGCCTTCCCCTTGGCCCTGGCCTACGCGCAATATCTCGCTTGTAAAAACCCTGGTGAAACGGATAGTTGTGGTGAATGCAATCATTGCAAGCAATTTGATAAGCTCACTTATCCAGATTTACATTTCTCCTTTCCCTTTGCTCGTGTAGCGGGTGCACCCCGAGAGTTAAATTGCGAGTACTTCCAGAAAGAATGGCTCGAATTCATTGCAAAACGCAGCATCTTTCATTTAAATGATTGGCTCACTCAATTAGATGTAGCCAATAAACAGGCCCAAATTAATGTGGATGAAGCGGCCCGTATCATTCAAAAGTTAAGCCTTAAGTCCTATAGTGGTGGACCTAAATTTGTGATCCTGTATTTACCCGAATATCTTCATGGATCTGCAGCCAATAAACTACTTAAAACCCTAGAAGAACCCAGTGATAAGAGTATAATCATTCTGATTAGCGAAAACCCTGAAAAGCTTTTACAAACCATTACCAGCCGTTGCCAAAAGCTCTACATCCCAAGGTTAAATCCAGAACAAATTGAAAGCTATTTGCAGGGCCAGGGAGTTAATGCCAATGAAGCACGTACTGCAGCCAGCGTGGCCGAGGGAGACCTGGTTCAAGCTTATAAAATTGCCCTCGATAGCGCTCGATATAAACTTTTCGGTCAACTATTTCAAAATTGGATGCGTGGCTGTTACGGTGCCAAAGTGAAGGATATTTTCGCCTTTGTAGATGAATTTTCATCTTTAGATAAGGAAAGCCAAAAAGAAGCCCTTCGCTTCTTTATTCAAACTTTAGAGCTAGCCTTTGCTCTACCTCGCAGAAGTTTAGCCCTTGCCCATCCCATTTACCAAGAACTATCCTTTAAGTTAGATGGCTTTGCCTCTGTACTGCATCCTAAAAACACTAGAATGGCAATGGAGGTTCTAGAAACAGCCATTCATGATCTCAGTAGAAATGGCAATGCTAAAGTGATTCTTAGCGATGCCAGCTTTAAGTTCAGTAATTTACTTAGAATTAAGGAAGCCTAG
- a CDS encoding phosphoglycerate kinase, protein MPSLNDLNFDGARVLVRVDFNVPLDDNQNITDDSRMQAHIPTFKAIVEKGGRPVVMSHLGRPKNGPEAKFSLEHLVAHLRELSGMDVQFINDCVGAGVEEATNQLPANTILLLENLRFHKGETQGDEDFAFALSKNGDFYINDAFGTAHRAHASTAIIAKHFANRKAFGLVLQQEIDNVNKVLHGGEKPVTAIVGGAKVSSKISVLENLLPKIDHLIIGGGMAFTFLKAQGGSTGNSLVEDDFLETAQKIMEAAEKQGVKLHLPIDSVIADDFSNEAKREIVASKSIPDGWMGLDAGPETISSLAPIIEASKTLLWNGPLGVFEFENFSEGTKKAGELIVAATEKGAFSLVGGGDSVAAIKKFNMAEQVSYVSTGGGAMLEFLEGKTLPGIAAILD, encoded by the coding sequence ATGCCAAGCTTAAATGACTTAAACTTTGATGGTGCCCGGGTTTTAGTGCGGGTAGATTTCAATGTTCCTTTAGATGACAATCAAAATATTACGGATGATAGTCGCATGCAGGCGCATATTCCCACCTTTAAAGCGATTGTAGAAAAGGGTGGCCGCCCGGTGGTAATGTCACATTTGGGTCGACCAAAGAATGGACCGGAAGCTAAGTTTTCTTTAGAGCATTTGGTGGCTCATTTACGCGAGCTGAGCGGTATGGATGTTCAGTTTATTAACGATTGTGTAGGAGCCGGCGTAGAGGAAGCAACGAATCAATTACCAGCAAATACCATTTTACTTCTCGAAAACCTGCGCTTCCATAAGGGCGAAACTCAGGGAGATGAGGACTTTGCCTTTGCTCTTTCAAAGAATGGTGACTTTTATATTAATGATGCATTCGGTACTGCACACCGTGCGCATGCCTCAACGGCCATCATTGCCAAACATTTTGCCAATCGCAAAGCATTTGGATTAGTATTACAACAGGAAATCGATAATGTAAATAAGGTTTTACATGGAGGTGAGAAACCAGTTACCGCAATTGTGGGTGGTGCGAAGGTTTCTTCTAAAATTTCTGTGCTCGAAAATTTACTTCCCAAGATTGATCATCTGATCATCGGTGGAGGAATGGCTTTTACCTTTTTAAAAGCTCAAGGCGGAAGCACTGGAAATAGCCTGGTGGAGGATGATTTTCTGGAAACTGCTCAAAAAATCATGGAAGCCGCTGAAAAACAAGGTGTTAAACTTCATTTACCCATTGATTCTGTAATTGCCGACGATTTTAGCAATGAAGCAAAACGCGAAATCGTGGCTTCTAAGAGCATTCCAGATGGTTGGATGGGATTAGATGCCGGTCCTGAGACGATCTCTTCGCTCGCGCCAATTATAGAGGCCAGTAAAACGCTACTTTGGAACGGGCCTCTCGGAGTTTTCGAATTTGAGAACTTTTCGGAGGGTACTAAGAAAGCTGGTGAGCTAATTGTGGCCGCAACCGAAAAGGGTGCTTTTAGTTTAGTAGGGGGAGGAGACTCCGTAGCTGCGATCAAAAAATTCAATATGGCCGAACAGGTAAGTTATGTAAGTACCGGCGGCGGAGCAATGCTCGAATTTTTAGAAGGAAAAACTTTACCAGGAATCGCTGCTATTCTCGATTAA
- a CDS encoding CvpA family protein, whose product MEYSALDIVLLAPIVFGIIKGFMKGFIRELAAILGIFIGIVAAYLLADNVFKYFTIYFESVDFELKIISYVVVFFGTILLVNSLASLMTRTMKLIALNGINRLMGAVFGAVKWAMIVTLAVFSLNKIQQNNTIFQKSTLKQSQVYQRFLGYSEEIAKAVGFDDLVDKQYLIKDAD is encoded by the coding sequence TTGGAATATTCTGCTCTAGACATTGTCCTTTTAGCCCCCATAGTTTTCGGGATAATTAAGGGTTTCATGAAAGGATTTATTCGCGAACTCGCGGCAATACTCGGTATTTTTATCGGAATTGTGGCGGCTTACCTATTAGCGGATAATGTTTTTAAATACTTCACGATCTATTTCGAATCCGTGGATTTCGAATTGAAGATTATCAGCTACGTGGTGGTATTTTTCGGTACTATCTTATTAGTTAATTCCTTGGCCAGCCTTATGACCCGAACCATGAAGCTTATTGCTTTAAATGGAATTAACCGTTTGATGGGTGCTGTTTTTGGAGCCGTTAAATGGGCAATGATTGTAACATTGGCCGTTTTCTCCCTCAATAAAATACAGCAGAATAATACCATCTTCCAAAAAAGCACCTTAAAGCAAAGTCAGGTTTACCAGCGCTTTTTGGGTTATAGTGAAGAGATCGCCAAAGCAGTTGGCTTCGACGATCTCGTTGACAAACAATATCTGATTAAGGACGCTGACTAA
- the pheS gene encoding phenylalanine--tRNA ligase subunit alpha, giving the protein MKERIDLLLREVEDFGSKTAAEIEAFRIEMLGKKGKITALFNDFREMSGDLKREFGKPLNELKNRAAAKVNELKSAAEEQIDLGSGEDLSRPANFQSLGSRHPVNLVKNEIVSIFRRIGFNVSAGPEIEDDWHNFTALNFPEEHPARDMQDTFFVARDPDWALRTHTSSVQVRVMENSKPPIRTLSPGRVFRNEAISARSHCFFHQVEGLYIDEGVSFADLKQTLLFFAQEFFGPETKIRLRPSYFPFTEPSAEMDVYWGLENERDYRMTKGTGWLEVLGCGMVDPNVLKNNGIDPEKYSGFAFGIGVERIALHRFQIPDIRMLFENDLKFLEQFKAAY; this is encoded by the coding sequence ATGAAAGAACGCATTGATTTGTTGCTCCGTGAGGTGGAAGATTTCGGCAGTAAAACGGCCGCTGAGATAGAGGCATTTCGAATTGAAATGCTCGGAAAGAAAGGGAAAATCACCGCTTTGTTTAATGATTTTCGGGAAATGTCCGGCGATCTAAAACGTGAGTTCGGTAAACCTTTAAATGAGTTAAAGAATAGGGCCGCAGCTAAGGTTAACGAGCTGAAATCAGCTGCAGAAGAGCAGATTGACCTCGGATCTGGTGAAGATTTAAGTCGTCCTGCGAACTTCCAATCTTTGGGTTCTCGTCACCCAGTGAACCTGGTTAAAAACGAAATCGTATCTATTTTCCGACGGATCGGATTTAATGTTTCCGCAGGACCGGAAATCGAAGACGATTGGCATAATTTCACCGCCTTAAATTTTCCAGAAGAGCATCCTGCCCGCGATATGCAAGACACCTTTTTCGTGGCGCGTGATCCAGATTGGGCTTTAAGAACCCACACCTCTAGCGTTCAAGTTCGGGTAATGGAAAACTCCAAGCCTCCCATTCGTACATTATCACCCGGAAGGGTATTTCGTAATGAAGCAATATCCGCCCGTTCGCATTGTTTTTTCCATCAGGTAGAAGGCCTGTATATTGATGAGGGCGTGAGCTTTGCCGATTTAAAGCAAACCTTACTCTTCTTCGCACAGGAGTTCTTCGGGCCGGAAACTAAAATTCGTTTGCGTCCATCTTATTTTCCGTTTACCGAGCCTAGTGCCGAAATGGATGTGTACTGGGGACTGGAGAATGAGCGCGATTACCGCATGACCAAAGGCACCGGCTGGCTCGAAGTTTTAGGTTGTGGAATGGTAGATCCTAATGTATTGAAAAACAACGGTATTGATCCTGAGAAATACTCGGGTTTTGCCTTCGGAATTGGCGTGGAGCGTATCGCATTGCACCGTTTCCAAATTCCCGATATCCGTATGTTGTTTGAAAATGATTTAAAATTCCTGGAACAATTTAAAGCTGCATATTAG
- the pyk gene encoding pyruvate kinase: MAYNKAKIVATLGPASSDYEVMVEMVKAGVNVFRINFSHSSHDAAREIVDKVRKLNAELNTNIAVLADLQGPKLRIGTVKEGAVLKVGDTLTFTNKEVEGSAEQVFMTYQQFATDVKIGDRILIDDGKILLEATKTNSKDEVEAKVIQGGPLKSRKGVNLPNTRISLPCLTEKDLADLEVAMECRAEWVALSFVRNPNDVYQLRDILQKNNAPCHIISKIEKPEAVVEIDEIIEASDGIMVARGDLGVEVPMQGVPLIQKMIVNKCHLMAKPVVIATQMMESMIENLTPTRAEVNDVANSVLDGADAVMLSGETSVGKNPVEVIKAMSKIIAHVEESGQVSVREENPPRYRNKRFITDSICYNASKVADQIGAAAILTMTFSGYTAFKISAHRPKTSILMFTSNRNILNTMSLLWGVRGFYYDKMVSTDETFADIKQMVIDSNLVSDGDLIVKIASMPIHEEGMTNMLKISSISES; the protein is encoded by the coding sequence ATGGCCTATAACAAAGCAAAAATCGTAGCTACTCTCGGACCCGCTTCCAGCGACTATGAGGTAATGGTAGAAATGGTGAAAGCCGGCGTTAATGTTTTCCGCATTAATTTCTCGCACAGCTCTCATGATGCCGCCCGTGAAATTGTAGATAAAGTACGCAAGCTCAATGCAGAATTGAACACCAATATTGCGGTTTTAGCGGATCTTCAAGGTCCAAAACTGCGCATTGGTACCGTAAAGGAAGGTGCCGTTTTAAAAGTTGGGGATACCTTAACCTTTACCAATAAAGAAGTAGAAGGTTCTGCAGAACAAGTTTTTATGACCTATCAGCAGTTTGCAACCGATGTTAAAATCGGGGATCGCATTCTGATTGACGATGGTAAAATATTACTGGAAGCCACCAAAACCAACTCCAAGGATGAAGTAGAGGCCAAGGTAATTCAAGGTGGTCCTTTAAAATCGCGCAAAGGCGTGAACCTTCCTAATACCCGCATTTCCTTACCCTGTTTAACTGAAAAGGACCTAGCAGATCTGGAAGTAGCCATGGAATGCCGTGCAGAATGGGTGGCCCTTTCTTTCGTGCGAAATCCTAATGACGTTTATCAGCTGCGCGATATCCTGCAGAAAAATAACGCCCCCTGTCACATTATCTCCAAGATTGAGAAGCCTGAGGCCGTTGTAGAGATTGATGAGATTATAGAGGCCTCTGATGGTATTATGGTGGCTCGTGGCGACCTTGGTGTAGAAGTTCCTATGCAAGGCGTTCCATTGATCCAAAAAATGATCGTAAACAAGTGTCATTTGATGGCCAAGCCAGTGGTAATTGCTACCCAAATGATGGAAAGCATGATCGAAAACCTTACTCCTACCCGAGCAGAGGTGAACGACGTGGCCAATTCTGTTTTAGATGGCGCAGATGCAGTAATGCTCAGTGGCGAAACCTCGGTAGGTAAAAACCCAGTGGAGGTTATTAAAGCAATGAGCAAAATTATTGCCCATGTAGAAGAGAGTGGCCAAGTAAGTGTGCGTGAAGAAAACCCGCCTCGCTATCGCAACAAGCGTTTTATCACCGATTCCATTTGCTATAATGCCAGTAAGGTGGCCGATCAAATTGGAGCGGCAGCCATTCTTACCATGACCTTTAGTGGTTATACGGCCTTTAAGATTTCGGCCCACCGCCCTAAGACCAGCATTTTGATGTTTACCTCTAACCGTAATATTCTCAATACCATGAGTTTATTATGGGGGGTTCGCGGTTTCTATTATGATAAAATGGTAAGTACGGATGAGACCTTTGCCGATATCAAACAAATGGTAATCGACTCAAATTTGGTGAGCGATGGCGACCTGATCGTTAAAATTGCCAGTATGCCTATTCACGAAGAAGGCATGACCAATATGTTGAAGATTTCCAGCATCAGCGAAAGCTAG
- a CDS encoding IPExxxVDY family protein, with the protein MAKFKLDLDEFHSGSHTGFGILSREGALNLCYHLNLELPELRLKRLNEDLYSDHKGMRFYFRLFGFYDENQEWDLKMVENRSYRSDGESPAAIGLFEESPEAEKNWLPNKEGFNFFLWFDGNKENVNFTLSWEKRLRSCSKIHQAKALSEKEMARINKTIKYTHGL; encoded by the coding sequence ATGGCGAAGTTCAAACTTGATCTCGACGAATTTCATTCGGGTAGTCATACCGGCTTTGGCATTTTAAGTCGGGAGGGCGCATTAAATCTTTGTTACCATCTTAACCTTGAGCTTCCTGAGCTGCGGCTGAAACGATTAAATGAAGACCTTTATAGCGATCATAAGGGTATGCGTTTCTATTTTCGGCTCTTTGGTTTTTACGATGAAAATCAAGAATGGGACTTAAAAATGGTCGAAAATCGCTCCTATCGCAGTGATGGCGAAAGCCCTGCAGCTATTGGCCTTTTTGAAGAAAGCCCCGAAGCTGAAAAAAACTGGCTACCAAATAAGGAAGGTTTCAATTTTTTTCTTTGGTTTGATGGAAATAAAGAAAATGTAAATTTTACACTTAGTTGGGAAAAACGTCTTCGCTCCTGCTCCAAAATCCATCAGGCGAAAGCCTTAAGTGAAAAGGAAATGGCGCGAATCAACAAAACAATAAAATACACACATGGCCTATAA
- the rnc gene encoding ribonuclease III translates to MFQIENLTGFKPQKSDLYELAFTHSSAAKENSKGLKMNNERLEFLGDAILGAIITDYLYRIYPLKEEGELTSLRSKIVSRKHLNELGANMNLESLLRYTPTRGTRAKSLNGDAFEALIGALYIDHGYAACQRFLEKRVLQQLDLEKLAVRLTSYKSSLLEWGQKEKKSVQFKLVRTEGKSHDPIYHVACLLGQREVAKGQGPTKKKAEEEAAKSAFLHLNLPNGEVQT, encoded by the coding sequence TTGTTTCAGATCGAAAACTTAACCGGCTTTAAACCGCAAAAAAGCGATCTGTACGAACTCGCCTTTACCCATAGTTCTGCGGCTAAAGAAAACTCTAAGGGCCTCAAAATGAATAATGAGCGTCTGGAGTTTTTAGGTGATGCTATTTTGGGAGCGATAATAACGGACTACCTCTACCGGATTTACCCCCTTAAGGAGGAAGGAGAATTAACCAGTCTGCGCAGTAAAATTGTGAGTCGTAAGCACCTTAATGAACTAGGTGCCAATATGAATCTGGAATCTCTTCTACGCTATACGCCCACCCGTGGAACCCGCGCTAAATCGCTGAATGGCGATGCTTTTGAAGCCTTAATTGGTGCCCTTTATATTGACCATGGTTATGCCGCCTGTCAGCGCTTTTTAGAGAAAAGAGTACTACAGCAATTAGACCTGGAGAAATTAGCCGTGCGCTTGACTTCCTATAAAAGCTCCTTACTTGAATGGGGCCAAAAGGAAAAGAAGTCCGTGCAATTTAAATTGGTGCGAACCGAGGGCAAAAGTCATGATCCCATCTATCATGTAGCCTGCCTTTTAGGACAAAGAGAAGTGGCAAAAGGACAGGGCCCCACCAAAAAGAAAGCGGAAGAGGAAGCAGCAAAATCCGCCTTTCTGCATTTAAATTTGCCGAATGGCGAAGTTCAAACTTGA
- the fabF gene encoding beta-ketoacyl-ACP synthase II, with protein sequence MELRRVVVTGLGALTPIGNDVETYWQNLLAGKSGAARITRFDPEKFKTQFACELKDFNVNDFIDRKEARRMDRFTQYALVTADQAVKDGGLEGLDLDPDRVGVIWGSGIGGLDTFLEECLNFAKGDGTPRFSPFFIPKMIADLAPGHISIKYGFRGPNYSTVSACASSTNSLIDAFNFIRLGKVDVCLAGGSEAAVNEAGMGGFNAMHALSTRNDSPETASRPFDKDRDGFVLGEGAGCIILEDYEHAKARGAKIYAELIGSGISADAHHITAPHPEGLGAKGVMQQVLNESGVKPADVDYINVHGTSTPLGDVAELKAIKEVFGEDAYRLNISSTKSMTGHLLGAAGAVEAIAAILAIQNDIIPPTINHFTDDPEIDPKLNLTFDKAQKREVRVAISNTFGFGGHNASVMFRKLS encoded by the coding sequence ATGGAACTGAGAAGGGTTGTAGTAACAGGATTAGGAGCATTAACTCCTATCGGTAACGACGTGGAAACCTACTGGCAAAATTTGCTGGCGGGTAAAAGCGGTGCGGCCCGAATCACCCGTTTTGACCCTGAAAAGTTCAAAACCCAATTTGCTTGCGAGCTGAAGGATTTCAATGTGAATGACTTCATTGATCGCAAGGAAGCTCGACGGATGGATCGCTTTACCCAGTATGCACTGGTTACTGCCGATCAAGCCGTAAAAGATGGCGGTTTGGAAGGTTTAGACCTGGATCCGGACCGCGTTGGGGTGATTTGGGGTTCTGGAATTGGCGGCTTAGACACCTTCCTGGAAGAGTGTTTAAATTTTGCCAAAGGTGACGGAACGCCACGCTTTAGTCCGTTCTTTATTCCTAAAATGATCGCGGACCTGGCCCCCGGTCATATCAGCATTAAGTACGGGTTCCGCGGACCAAATTATTCGACAGTTTCGGCTTGTGCCTCTTCTACCAACTCCCTGATCGACGCCTTTAACTTTATCCGTTTGGGTAAAGTTGATGTATGTCTTGCAGGTGGTAGTGAAGCCGCCGTTAACGAAGCCGGAATGGGTGGCTTTAATGCCATGCACGCCTTAAGTACCCGTAATGATTCTCCAGAAACAGCCAGCCGTCCTTTTGATAAGGATCGTGATGGATTTGTATTGGGAGAGGGTGCCGGATGTATCATTCTGGAAGACTATGAGCACGCAAAAGCCCGTGGTGCTAAAATTTATGCCGAACTGATTGGTTCCGGTATTAGCGCCGACGCACACCACATTACAGCTCCACATCCTGAAGGACTGGGCGCTAAAGGTGTAATGCAACAAGTGCTAAACGAGTCTGGTGTGAAGCCTGCCGACGTTGATTATATCAATGTACACGGAACTTCCACCCCTTTGGGAGATGTTGCTGAATTAAAGGCAATTAAAGAGGTTTTTGGTGAAGATGCCTATCGTTTAAACATCAGTTCTACAAAATCCATGACCGGTCACCTATTAGGTGCGGCTGGAGCCGTAGAAGCGATCGCCGCGATTTTAGCGATTCAAAACGATATCATTCCTCCTACCATCAACCACTTTACCGATGATCCAGAGATTGATCCCAAATTGAACTTGACTTTCGACAAAGCTCAAAAACGTGAAGTACGCGTGGCAATTAGCAACACTTTCGGGTTTGGCGGTCATAACGCCTCCGTTATGTTCCGTAAACTAAGCTAA